A single region of the Schizosaccharomyces osmophilus chromosome 3, complete sequence genome encodes:
- the cbs2 gene encoding serine/threonine protein kinase AMPK (gamma) subunit Cbs2 yields the protein MTDIHETQQGALKEIQAFIRSRTSYDVLPTSFRLIVFDVTLFVKTSLSLLALNNIVSAPLWDSEANRFAGLLTMADFVNVIKYYYQSSSVPETLAEIDKFRLLGLREVERKIGAIPPETLHVHPMHSLMEACLAMSKSRARRVPLIDVDGETGSEMIVSVLTQYRILKFISMNCKETSMLRVPLNELPIGTWTNIATSTMDMKVFAVIQTLAEKAISAVPIVNDEGILINVYESVDVMHLIQDGDYNNLELTVGEALLRRPSNFAGVHTCRDTDHLDGIFDAIKHSRVHRLFVVSEDFHLKGILSLSDILNYIVDDQL from the exons ATGACAGACATTCACGAGACCCAACAGGGAGCTCTT aaagaaattcaGGCCTTCATTCGTTCAAGGACAAGTTACGATGTTTTGCCTACTTCATTTCGCCTAATTGTTTTCGACGTTACACTATTTGTGAAAACTTCATTGTCACTCCTTGCTCTAAACA ACATTGTCAGCGCTCCGTTATGGGATAGCGAAGCAAATAGATTCGCTGGTCTGTTAACTATGGCAGATTTTGTCAATGTTATTAAATACTACTACCAAAGTAGTTCTGTTCCAGAAACCTTAGCTGAAATTGATAAATTCCGTCTCTTGGGACTTCGCGAGGTTGAACGGAAAATCGGTGCTATTCCTCCCGAAACCCTTCACGTTCATCCTATGCATAGTTTAATGGAAGCATGTTTAGCAATGTCTAAGAGCCGTGCTCGACGTGTGCCACTGATTGACGTCGATGGCGAGACAGGAAGTGAAATGATTGTTTCCGTCTTAACTCAGTATAGAATTCTAAAATTCATTTCGATGAAT TGTAAAGAAACATCTATGCTTCGGGTGCCGCTTAACGAATTACCAATTGGCACATGGACGAATATTGCTACGAGTACAATGGATATGAAGGTTTTCGCAGTTATACAAACTCTTGCAGAGAAAGCCATCTCTGCTGTTCCGATAGTTAATGATGAGG GGATCCTAATAAACGTTTATGAATCTGTTGATGTTATGCATTTAATTCAAGATGGTGACTATAATAATTTAGAACTAACAGTGGGTGAGGCACTTTTAAGAAGACCATCAAATTTCGCCGGTGTACATACTTGTCGCGATACTGATCATCTTGATGGTATTTTTGACGCTATAAAACATTCCAGAGTGCATCGACTTTTTGTTGTTAGTGAGGATTTTCACCTTAAAGGCATTTTATCCCTTTCCGATATACTCAATTATATTGTGGATGATCAACTTTAA